Proteins encoded in a region of the Oncorhynchus keta strain PuntledgeMale-10-30-2019 chromosome 3, Oket_V2, whole genome shotgun sequence genome:
- the LOC118368431 gene encoding multiple inositol polyphosphate phosphatase 1-like isoform X1 — protein MPATGLPLITIFGEVGPSHKINDGLMRFFDQCQKFVEDVENNQTALEEVHLFKASAEMKRVQMKMADQLQVPYNRTTPDLVEAAFFLCSYEFAIKSLNSAWCNLFDETDAQVLEYKNDLKQYWKRGYGHDINRKSSCNLFHDLFNRLDQAAREIRFGHVSEAVTIQVGHAETLLPLLALMGFFRDETALTADNFDVQNGRTFRTSRIVPYAANLLFVLYDCSEGLRLQFLLNETPQNFPDIINQAPLYDTVRETYRELLHGCNFEKECEL, from the exons atgccggccactgggcttcctctcatcaccatatttggtg AAGTTGGACCCAGCCACAAAATCAACGATGGGTTGATGAGATTCTTTGACCAGTGTCAGAAATTTGTTGAGGACGTAGAGAACAACCAAACTGCCCTGGAAGAGGTCCACCTCTTCAAGGCCTCAGCAGAGATGAAAAGAGTGCAGATGAAGATGGCTGACCAGCTGCAAGTGCCATACAATCGCACCACACCAG ATCTGGTGGAGGCTGCATTCTTCCTGTGCTCATATGAGTTTGCCATCAAATCTTTGAACTCCGCCTGGTGCAACCTGTTTGATGAGACTGACGCCCAA GTGCTGGAGTACAAAAATGACCTGAAACAGTACTGGAAGAGGGGCTATGGTCATGATATCAACCGCAAGTCCAGTTGCAATCTCTTTCATGACTTGTTCAATCGTCTTGATCAAGCTGCTCGTGAGATCAG GTTTGGGCATGTATCTGAGGCTGTGACCATCCAGGTGGGTCATGCCGAGACCCTCCTGCCCCTGTTGGCCCTCATGGGCTTCTTCAGAGACGAGACGGCCCTGACTGCTGACAACTTTGACGTGCAAAATGGCCGCACCTTCCGTACCAGCCGCATTGTGCCTTATGCAGCCAACCTGCTCTTTGTGCTATATGACTGCAGCGAAGGACTCCGGCTACAGTTCCTCCTCAACGAGACACCTCAGAACTTCCCCGACATAATTAACCAGGCTCCACTCTACGATACGGTCAGAGAGACCTACAGAGAGCTGCTGCACGGCTGCAATTTTGAAAAAGAGTGCGAGTTGTGA
- the papss2b gene encoding bifunctional 3'-phosphoadenosine 5'-phosphosulfate synthase 2b → MSGIKKQRTDLQRATNVVYQAHHVSRSKRGQVVGTREGFRGCTVWLTGLSGAGKTTVGFALEEYLVFHGIPCYSLDGDNIRQGLNRNLGFTSVDREENIRRIAEVAKLFADAGLVCITSFISPFTKDRQEAKKIHVQSGLPFFEVFVDAPLEVCESRDVKGLYKKARAGEIKGFTGIDSPFEKPESPDLVLKTGEISATECIQQVVELLKEQNIVPTGVTEEVTELFVPENKLDLALSDAKTLPTVSITKLDLQWVQVLAEGWASPLKGFMREREFLQVLHFDTLLDGGNINLSVPIVLPVSKESKEKLDGCAAFALEFKGCRVAILRNPEFYEHRKEERCARQWGTTCPQHPYIKMVMEGGDWLVGGDLEVLEQIKWNDGLDQYRFTPRELKQKFKEMKADAVFAFQLRNPVHNGHALLMQDTKRRLLERGYKNPVLLLHPLGGWTKDDDVPLDWRIKQHAAVLEEGVLDPASTIVAIFPSPMMYAGPTEVQWHCRARMIAGANFYIVGRDPAGMPHPETKQSLYEPTHGAKVLTMAPGLPSVEIIPFRVAAYNKTKRSMDFYDKERHQEFEFISGTKMRRMARSGENPPDGFMANKAWKVLTEYYSSLQKDE, encoded by the exons ATGTCTGGGATTAAAAAACAAAGAACG GACCTTCAGAGGGCCACTAATGTTGTGTACCAGGCTCACCATGTGAGCCGGTCCAAAAGAGGCCAAGTGGTGGGCACCAGAGAGGGCTTCAGAGGTTGCACGGTCTGGCTCACTG GTTTGTCAGGTGCCGGAAAGACGACCGTCGGCTTTGCCCTGGAGGAGTACTTGGTGTTCCATGGTATTCCCTGCTACTCCCTGGATGGGGATAACATCAGACAGGGGCTGAACAGGAACCTTGGCTTCACCTCTGTGGACAGGGAAGAGAACATCAGGCGCATCGCTGAGGTGGCCAAGCTGTTTGCAGACGCAGGATTGGTCTGCATCACCAGCTTCATTTCTCCATTCACTAAG GACCGGCAAGAAGCCAAAAAGATCCATGTACAATCTGGGCTGCCGTTCTTTGAGGTGTTCGTCGACGCTCCCCTGGAGGTGTGTGAGAGCAGAGATGTCAAAGGCCTCTACAAGAAGGCCCGTGCTGGAGAGATTAAAG GCTTTACGGGCATTGATTCGCCTTTTGAGAAGCCTGAGTCACCTGATCTTGTGCTGAAGACTGGAGAGATCTCAGCGACTGAGTGCATCCAGCAGGTGGTCGAGCTGCTTAAGGAACAG AATATTGTACCCACTGGTGTGACAGAGGAAGTGACTGAGCTCTTTGTGCCAGAGAACAAGCTGGACTTGGCACTGAGCGACGCCAAGACACTGCCTACCGTCAGCATCACCAAG CTGGACCTCCAGTGGGTGCAGGTGCTGGCGGAGGGCTGGGCCAGCCCCCTCAAGGGCTTCATGAGGGAGAGGGAGTTCCTGCAGGTTCTGCACTTCGACACTCTTCTGGATG GTGGAAACATCAACCTCTCTGTGCCGATCGTCCTGCCCGTTTCCAAAGAGAGCAAAGAGAAGCTGGACGGGTGCGCAGCGTTCGCCCTTGAGTTCAAAGGTTGCAGAGTGGCAATTCTCCGCAACCCTGAGTTTTATGAACATCGGAAGGAAGAGCGTTGTGCCAGGCAGTGGGGAACCACATGTCCTCAGCATCCTTACATCAAG ATGGTTATGGAGGGTGGTGATTGGCTGGTTGGTGGAGATTTGGAGGTGCTAGAGCAAATCAAATGGAATGATGGTCTGGACCAATACCGCTTCACTCCAAGAGAACTGAAGCAAAAGTTCAAGGAAATGAAAGCAG ATGCCGTCTTCGCCTTCCAGCTTCGCAACCCGGTCCACAACGGCCACGCCCTCCTGATGCAAGACACGAAGCGGCGGCTGCTGGAGCGAGGCTACAAGAACCCTGTCCTGCTGCTCCACCCGCTGGGAGGCTGGACCAAAGACGATGACGTGCCTCTGGACTGGCGAATAAAACAGCATGCTGCCGTACTGGAGGAGGGGGTACTGGACCCAGCCAGCACCATCGTGGCCATATTCCCCTCTCCCATGATGTATGCTGGACCCACTGAG GTACAGTGGCACTGCCGGGCACGAATGATAGCTGGTGCCAACTTCTACATCGTTGGTCGTGACCCTGCGGGCATGCCTCACCCCGAGACCAAGCAGAGCCTGTATGAGCCCACCCACGGGGCCAAGGTCCTCACCATGGCCCCTGGTCTCCCCTCTGTAGAGATCATCCCCTTCAGAGTGGCTGCCTACAACAAGACTAAAAGATCTATGGACTTCTACGATAAGGAGAG ACACCAGGAATTTGAGTTCATATCTGGGACCAAGATGAGGAGGATGGCACGTAGCGGAGAGAACCCTCCAGATGGTTTCATGGCCAATAAGGCCTGGAAGGTCCTCACAGAGtactacagctccctgcagaaggacgaatga
- the LOC118368431 gene encoding multiple inositol polyphosphate phosphatase 1-like isoform X2 produces MNHRGQDKQGEVGPSHKINDGLMRFFDQCQKFVEDVENNQTALEEVHLFKASAEMKRVQMKMADQLQVPYNRTTPDLVEAAFFLCSYEFAIKSLNSAWCNLFDETDAQVLEYKNDLKQYWKRGYGHDINRKSSCNLFHDLFNRLDQAAREIRFGHVSEAVTIQVGHAETLLPLLALMGFFRDETALTADNFDVQNGRTFRTSRIVPYAANLLFVLYDCSEGLRLQFLLNETPQNFPDIINQAPLYDTVRETYRELLHGCNFEKECEL; encoded by the exons ATGAATCATCGTGGGCAGGACAAGCAAGGAG AAGTTGGACCCAGCCACAAAATCAACGATGGGTTGATGAGATTCTTTGACCAGTGTCAGAAATTTGTTGAGGACGTAGAGAACAACCAAACTGCCCTGGAAGAGGTCCACCTCTTCAAGGCCTCAGCAGAGATGAAAAGAGTGCAGATGAAGATGGCTGACCAGCTGCAAGTGCCATACAATCGCACCACACCAG ATCTGGTGGAGGCTGCATTCTTCCTGTGCTCATATGAGTTTGCCATCAAATCTTTGAACTCCGCCTGGTGCAACCTGTTTGATGAGACTGACGCCCAA GTGCTGGAGTACAAAAATGACCTGAAACAGTACTGGAAGAGGGGCTATGGTCATGATATCAACCGCAAGTCCAGTTGCAATCTCTTTCATGACTTGTTCAATCGTCTTGATCAAGCTGCTCGTGAGATCAG GTTTGGGCATGTATCTGAGGCTGTGACCATCCAGGTGGGTCATGCCGAGACCCTCCTGCCCCTGTTGGCCCTCATGGGCTTCTTCAGAGACGAGACGGCCCTGACTGCTGACAACTTTGACGTGCAAAATGGCCGCACCTTCCGTACCAGCCGCATTGTGCCTTATGCAGCCAACCTGCTCTTTGTGCTATATGACTGCAGCGAAGGACTCCGGCTACAGTTCCTCCTCAACGAGACACCTCAGAACTTCCCCGACATAATTAACCAGGCTCCACTCTACGATACGGTCAGAGAGACCTACAGAGAGCTGCTGCACGGCTGCAATTTTGAAAAAGAGTGCGAGTTGTGA
- the LOC118368410 gene encoding outer mitochondrial transmembrane helix translocase-like, which produces MVLKEIPTESISQPLGRNEVFGLLFRLTIFGAVTYFTIKWMVDAIDPTRKQKMEAQKQAEKLMKQIGVQNVKLSEYEMSIAAHLVDPLTMQITWSDIAGLDEVITELKDTVILPIQMRHLFKGSRLLQPPKGVLLYGPPGCGKTLIAKATAKDAGFRFINLQPSTLTDKWYGESQKLASAVFSLAIKLQPSIIFIDEIDSFLRSRSSSDHEATAMMKAQFMSLWDGLETDYNCQVIIMGATNRPQDLDSAILRRMPTRFHINQPNRMQREEILKLILKNENVDPAVDFVDMAKETDGFSGSDLREMCRDAALLCVRDFVHNPHADERIQDQIRSINQDDMQTARQKMRKSKSADGQTVLIHSTLD; this is translated from the exons ATGGTGTTGAAGGAGATTCCAACTGAAAGTATTTCCCAGCCCTTGGGCCGGAATGAAGTCTTTGGTTTACTCTTCCGACTGACCATATTTGGTGCAGTCACTTACTTCACCATAAAGTGGATGGTTGATGCCATTGATCCCACAAGGAAACAGAAAATGGAAGCACAGAAACAG GCAGAGAAACTCATGAAGCAGATCGGTGTGCAGAATGTCAAGCTCTCAGAGTATGAGATGAGCATTGCAGCACATCTGGTGGACCCGTTGACCATGCAG ATCACATGGAGTGATATTGCTGGCCTAGATGAAGTCATCACTGAGCTGAAAGACACTGTCATACTTCCCATCCAGATGAGACACCTGTTCAAGGGATCCAGACTGCTTCAGCCACCAAAAG GTGTGCTGCTGTATGGACCACCTGGCTGTGGGAAGACGCTGATCGCCAAAGCAACTGCCAAAGATGCTGGTTTCCGCTTCATCAACCTGCAGCCTTCCACCCTCACAGACAAGTGGTATGGAGAGTCCCAGAAACTGGCTTCTGCCGTCTTCTCTCTAGCCATTAAGCTCCAGCCTTCAATCATCTTCATAGATGAGATTG ACTCTTTCCTGAGAAGCCGTTCCAGCTCTGACCACGAGGCCACAGCCATGATGAAGGCTCAGTTCATGAGCTTGTGGGATGGGCTTGAGACGGACTACAACTGCCAG GTCATCATTATGGGGGCCACTAACCGTCCACAGGATCTCGACTCCGCCATTCTGAGGAGAATGCCCACAAGATTTCACATAAATCAGCCT AATCGCATGCAGAGGGAAGAAATCTTGAAACTCATATTGAAAAATGAAAAT GTGGATCCCGCTGTTGACTTTGTTGACATGGCGAAGGAGACTGACGGATTCTCAGGAAGTGATCTCCGAGAGATGTGTCGGGATGCTGCTCTGTTATGCGTGCGGGATTTTGTCCATAACCCCCATGCCGATGAAAG GATCCAGGATCAAATCCGGTCCATCAATCAGGACGACATGCAGACTGCCAGGCAGAAGATGAGGAAGTCGAAGTCGGCAGACGGACAGACGGTTCTGATTCATTCTACTCTGGATTGA